The sequence below is a genomic window from Betaproteobacteria bacterium.
CCGCAGCAGCGCCCGGGCGTCCTCGTCCAGGGCGCCCAGCTTGGTCCCGTCGAGGACGACGCTGCCGGCGCTGGGCAGGTCGAGGCCGGCCAGCAAGCCCAGCAGGGTCGACTTGCCGGAACCGGAGGCGCCGACCACGGCGACGCTTTCGCCGGCCATGACGGTGAAGGAAATATCCTGCAAAATCGCGAGGGGCCGCCCCCCGCCATCCACCGTCCGGCCCAGGCCGGCCGCTTCCACCATGATCCGATCCACCATGCGCCGCTTTCTGCTCCTGATGTCCTTGTTACTTTCCACCGCCGCTTCGGCCGCCGGGACCATCCTGGTCTTCGGCGATTCCCTCTCGGCCGGCTACGGCATCCGCGCCGACGCGGCCTGGCCGTCGCTCCTGGCTGGACGCCTGGGCGAAAAGCGCCTCGATTATAGCGTCGCCAACCTCAGCATCTCGGGAGAAACCACGGCCGGCGGGCGCTCCCGCCTGGAAGCCGCCCTGGGCCGGCACCGCCCGGCGGTGGTCGTCATCGCCCTGGGGGCCAACGACGGCTTGCGCGGCCTTCCGGTCAGCGAGATGAAGGACAATCTCGCCGCCATGATCGACATGAGCCGCCGCACCGGCGCGCGCATCCTGCTCGTCGGCATGCGCATGCCCCCCAACTACGGCGCCTACGCCCGGGAATTTCAGGCCGCCTACCGGGACGTGGCCTCCGCGGCGAAACTTCCCCTGGTGGAGTTCCTCCTCGCCGGCATCGCCGGCGACGCCCGCTGGTTCCAGGCCGACATGCTGCACCCCACGGCCGAGGCCCAGCCCCGCCTGCTGGACAACGTGTGGCCCGCCCTGGCCCCGCTGCTCAAATGAGTTCCCCGTCCGGCGGTCAGGCACGGGCAGGGCTTGCCACCCTTGCCGAAGTCCCGCATTGCGACGAAATCATCGACGTCCGTTCCCCCGCCGAGTATGCGGAAGATCACATCCCCGGCGCGGTGAACTGCCCCGTGCTGGACGACGCCCAGCGGGCCGAGGTCGGCACCCTGTACAAGCAGGTCTCGCCCTTCGCGGCGAAAAAACTGGGGGCAGCCCTCATCGCCCGCAATATCGGCGAGCATCTTCTCGCCCGCTTCCAGGATCGCCCCAAGCACTGGAAACCCCTGGTCTACTGCTGGCGCGGCGGCATGCGCAGCGGCGCCCTGGTGACCGTCCTGCGCTCGGTGGGCTGGAACGCCAGCCAGCTCGACGGGGGGTACAAGGGCTACCGCCGCGCCGTGATCGAACGCCTGGAAACCCTGCCACAATGCCTGA
It includes:
- a CDS encoding arylesterase is translated as MRRFLLLMSLLLSTAASAAGTILVFGDSLSAGYGIRADAAWPSLLAGRLGEKRLDYSVANLSISGETTAGGRSRLEAALGRHRPAVVVIALGANDGLRGLPVSEMKDNLAAMIDMSRRTGARILLVGMRMPPNYGAYAREFQAAYRDVASAAKLPLVEFLLAGIAGDARWFQADMLHPTAEAQPRLLDNVWPALAPLLK